The DNA region GCCTGTGTTTCTGGAAGTCATTGCAAAGAGCTATGACATCACTGTGAGTTGGCTGTTTCTTGCTGCTTTGCAAGGATTCACAAGAAAGAGATGATCCTCGACAAGATCTGGCCACTTTTCAGAGCCAGAAACATCACACGCTTAGAAGAGCCAACAGCTTCCTGTCCTTCAAAAGCAATAACAATAAGGATCTTGCCTCCTACCCAAGGCTATTGTTTCAGATGACCATTAACTGAGAGGGACCAAAACCTAGGTGGTTCAAGGAAGCAAATATTGCAAAATCAATAAACACAAGAGCTCTGGCTAGAAAAGCACATTGGCTCTGGGGCCTCGCAATGGAACTGACCAGAAACAACTAGACCAGGTGTCTACTGTAAGGTTTTTGATGGAACCATGTAGTTCCGAAAACAAAGAGTTCAGTCTGCAAAATCTTATGACTTTTGAACCTCTgcatttgtgtctttttattaGAGCAGattaacctgaacctgaaccaaAGTGGGGCTTGTATCCCAGTGCCTCTAGTTTGCTGAGCACTTCCTTTCAACCGTGATGTGTTCCTCAGGCTGCAGTGTGAGCGCCACAGGGCAGAGATTTTGTTTGTTCCCTGCCGGACCTTCAACCCTTAAAAGTGTGTTTATGGTGTCACAGATGTTCAAGAAGTAGTTGTTAGAGGAAGGAAGTAATACATAGAGAACCAAGAGCGACACAAAGGAAACATCTAAACTTGGGACTGTGCTGGGAAATCTCTTCAGATGGGCACTGGATTTGTCACTCCAACATCCCAGTGCTATGGTCACCGAATAAAAACTGGCTTCCTATTGATGAGGGCCCCCAAGGCCCCCTTCATGTCTCTGTTGCGTAgactgtagatgaaggggttcagcatgggagTGACCACGGTGTACATCACGGCAGCGGCTGTGTCCTTCTGGGCCGTGTGCGAGGACGCGGGGCTGAAATAAACCCCAATGAGTGTCCCGTAGAACAGGGACACCACAGACAGATGAGAGCCACAGGTGGAGAAAGCCTTCTGCTTGCCTCTCGTGGAAGGGATCCTCAGCACTGTGGCAAAGATGCGTGTGTAGGAGACCAAGATGCCCACAAAGGGAGTGACAGTGGGTAGGGCACCCACGGTATACACCACTGCATTATTGAGAAAGGTGTCGGAGCAGGCCAGCTTCAGCAGAGGGCTGAGGTCACAAAAGAAATGGGGCACCCGGTTGTGGGTGCAGAATGAGAGGCGAGTCAGTAATACTGTGTGGGTCAGGGCATTCCCGAAGGCTGCAGTCCAGGATGCAGCCACCAGGAGGCCACAGAGCTGCGGTATCACAGACCTGGCATAGTGCAGAGGGcgacagatggccacatagcggtcataggccatggcaGTCAGCAGGAAGCTATCGATGCCAGCAAACCAGATGAAGAAGAACATCTGGGTCAGGCAGCCTGCGTAAGGGATCCCTCTGTGCCCTGACACGTGGTTGgccagcatcttggggacggtggtggaggtgaagcACATGTCCACAAAGGCCAAGTtagccaggaagaagtacatgggggtgtgcaGTCGGGGGTCAGTGGCGAtagccaggatgatgagcaggttcccCAGTCCCGTGACCAGGTACATAGTCAGGAAGAGTATGAAGAGCAGCTGCTGTTGCTTGGGGCTCTCTGAGAGGCCCAGGAGCAGGAACTCAGAGACGGAGGTGAGATTTGCCCCTTCCGTGGCCATCCTGCATCAATCAGAAAGGACACCCAAGAGTTGTCCAGGGTCCTGACACGGCCAGCCCTTCCCCTGCACCCTGATCTCATCCCCTCTCATTAGACCAGACATTCCTCAATTCTTCCCACTCTCTCCTGCAACAGGACCCCACCCACTCACCTGTTTGCTGTTCCATCCGTGACACACCATTCATTCCCCACAACCCACCTGCAGGATGGATGGACCGCTGCCAAGCACGCGGACTGTTTCTCACCCTCACCCCCTACACCTCTATGACCCAGGACATCACCTGGGTACAGCAGGGAGCTCAGCCGGCACACTGGGTAACATGGAAATGTGGACATTAACACCCCCAGGAGTGACTTTCACCCGGCAAAGGACCTGTCCTTGCTGGGTGGCTCCCTGGCTTCATCACTCCTGAGTGAGGCAGCTCTGAGGTGTGTTCTCTTGGGGATCCCTAGAAAGATCACCGCTCAGCTGTCCTGAGTGGGAATCTGCTCATCCATGCCTCCCTTCCCCAAATGCTCATTGGATCTCCTGGGATTACCTCTTAAATATACGATTTGCACTCAAGCCCTTGACTCAGAACCTGCTTTGGGGAGAATCCAAAGTTAGACTCAGGATTCCAGAACTTCTTCCATCCTTGAGAGAGTCCCTTCTTTGTGCCCAATAGGCCTCCAGCTTCagctccctttctctgtctccctggaCCTCAACACTCCTCACAAATATTGCCTGTCCTTGCATGTCAGGAGCAGCTGTGACCTCCTATTGCCCCTCCAAGGCTAGTATGCAGCCAGTATGAGCCAGGACAGTTGTCCATTGCTAAAATCTGGAAATAATTGGCACACGCTAGGACATACCCTCACGGTACTTCCAAAGAAGAGTAAAATTAATTAACAACACAAATTATAAGGTAAACTCAGTATATCTAGTTCACTGTCATTGAAGGTTGCAATGAGCTTCAGTACACCAGCAACATCTGAGATGTATTTGCAAAACTTTTTGCCAGTTTGGCTATTGTCACTGTGAGCGGCATGGTCGTGTGCTTAGAAATGCTCTGCTCTCTAGGAGAGGTACCAGTCTGTCAGCATCCTCGAATCTGAGGTTGGCTCTGGTTTTAGATAGTTAAGATTTACTTCGGTGTTCACCGTTTGTGCATTCTCATTTTTGCATGGAAGTGTGCAGTGTTTGGAGAATGATCAAATCACGtttataataatacattaaaagaaaggatctaggggcgcctgggtggcgcagtcgttaagcgtctgccttcggctcaaggtgtgatcctggcgttatgggatcgagccccacatcaggctcctccgctatgagcctgcttcctcttctcccacttcccctgcttctgttccctctctcgctggctgtctctgtctcttcaaataaataaaaaataaaatcttaaaaaaaaaaaaaaaagaaagaaaggatccagaatgaaaaggcaacaaaGCTTGCAAAGGCTTTTTAAGGCTCCGATTAAATATCATGGACAGTGCTCTGCTGGATTTGGGGGAGAACAGAGGAGGAATGCTATTCACTGCGATCTGTATTCCAGCCACATCGATGCTAGCAAAGTCAGGGCAACCTGAAACAGTTGTGCTTCTGGGTAAGACTCACTGTAAAATATGACAAGTCATTTATAATTTGGCAAACAATTACTTAACACTAAAAGCATGGGTAGTTTCTGGTATCAGGTGAAGGAAATATTGGATCCAAATACTGCTTACAAGCTGTTCACTGAGGTTGGAAATGCTGATACCCGATGACTTCCTCGGAATGGCAATCATGTTCAGTTCACTGGGGCTCAAATAAAGAAGATTTGTAATAGTCAATGGTGAAAGATGAAAAGAACGTTGTTATTAAGTGTcacgctaaaaaaaaaaaattggaacaataAAAAGTTTCCGGAAAAATTGCTGTATGTCAAAGTATGTTGGTAAAGCAGACAGATAGCATTTTGAAAGCAATATGCCTTCTAAAAGACGCTGATGTATGGCTAAAAGTCATTGAGAGTTCTCAGATAcgaaataattaataaaacatcAAAAACCATAATATCGATATGGGCATGACAACTGCCATTCAGACTCGTGGATTAGCTTGTAGCAAAACCATTTCCTGGACAGAGAAAACAGCTTTGCAAAACGTTACTCAAGTAAGGAAAACCTCACCCGTGATCGGTGTCACTGCTGTTccttctgtaatttattttaaaagcaaaattcacaGATAAAATTTAAGTCCAGAGTTTTGGGCAAAACTTGCAGAACTTTCTGGATGTTTTAATTTGGTATTGTTCAAGTCTCTTTGTTCAGCTTTTGCTGGATGATTCAAAAAAGATACAATGATAACGAAGCACTTTAAATATGCCTCTTAAAACTTTATGTATGCCACCGTGCATCCAATAAACACAGAGAGAATAAATCAATGTGTCTGAAGGGCTGGGGactgaaatgagaaaattggAAGTGTATATGGACGCAAATGGACGAACTGAGGAGCTGCGGCTGCAACGGACAGCCTGGAAATAATTCTGGGTCTCGTAAATTCTTCTCAGTAGTAATTGTGGGAAAGGAGTCAGCACTTAGAAAATAAAGGTGggtattttttggtttatttttagtttttcatttttatttttttagatttgatttgtCTTTAGTCTTTAAGAGTTGGCTTTAATAAACGCAATTCTAAGAGtacgtgggtggcttagtcagttaagcatctgacttggtctcaggtcatgatctcagagtccttggATCAaagcccacgtggggctccctgctcagcagggagtctgcttctccttctccctctaccctccccccccactcatgctcacacacactctctctctttcaaataaaataaaataaaataaaataaaataaaataaaataaaggcagttCTAACAGGGACATCAACACTTTATCTGGTTTTACAGGAAAGCAATAGTTGGGTTATTAAAGCCGAAGATAACTTGGTATATACAAAGAACTGAACACAtgaaaataagtggaaaaaaaaccccactgagACAGAAGTGTGAGGTATTACAGGAATGAAGAAACGTGGGATGATATCTGAAATCCAACCAAATGAGCATCGACCCCCAGCTGTAGGGGCTGGGAGACTATTTTGGGTCCACGACTAAATTTCATGAGATGAATTTCTTGTTCATTGACAAGAGTAAAAgtaaattcatttattgaatCCTAGAAGTTGATCAAAGTTTATCTGTGATGCTCTGTGggacaaatattaataaaatcaagttcttccagaaaagaggaaaattaaacCATCGCTACAGCTTCAGCCCATGCGGGGGTACCGAATATATAAAAATCTCAGACGGGATTACAACAGCTAGGACTTGCCTTCTGATTCAAACTGTTTGTTCAAAAAATAGTTGAgtagaaagtgagagagaagttTAGCACCCTGAACCACAGTATTGATGTTAAGAGAAAATCTTGACGTTTTTGAAGCTGCAAGTAACCTAACACCTATCACCTTGAACTGTCCCTCCCGCCATCTTTCCCTCCTCATCTCTTATCACCTCACCTCCTACTCTCCATTCCCTCAATCTGGTGTCATGGACGGCCCTTGAACAAGCCAggcatgctcctgcctcagggcctttgcactgtcTGTTCCCTCTGCTTAGCACACTCTTTTCCCCAGATAGCCACATGGCTCTGCTTTCCACTTGAGCCCCTAAAATAACCTCTTCATGAAGCAGGCAGGAGGAGCTTCTACAAAAGTAAACTAGATCCTGTCCTTCACTTAGCACCCTTCTCTCCATTATATGTAGAGGACAATCCCAAATCCTGgcgcggccactgtggaaaacagtatggagagttctcagaaaactaaaaaggaaatggGAACAGAATGTCTGAGAGCTGTCTGTAATGCCACGTTCATTGCTGCATTATTCCCAGAAGCTGAGTgatggaaacaacccagtgtCTGCCAGTGGATGAAGGAgcaagaaaatgtggcatatacacgACTGGAATATCGTTTGGCCATGGAAAAGGAGGACattctgccatttgtggcaacacaGATGGACCTGGGGGGCCTCGTGCTAAGTGAGACAAGCCAGgtggaaaaagacaaacactgcacgGTGTCACTTCCGGaatctaaaaccaaaccaaacacacaaaacacaaaccTCACAAAGTCTAGGCCCTGCGGACCTCCCCAGTGTCCACTCAGGTCACGGTCCTCCAgccacacgggggggggggggtccaagaTTGGCCCATCCTCAAGGACTTGCTGTTTCCTCCTTCTCGAGCTCTCTGCCTTTAGGACCCctttccagatttcaagatccaCCCAGATCCTTCTTTCTCCTCCGGAGCTCAGCCCCCAGTGGCTGCTGTGTCCCCTGTCCTCCCGGGACTGCGTTCTCTGGACCTGAAGAGGAGCCGCGTCCCTGGGACCCTGTGCCTGCCGCCCTgtctctctgctcccctgcccAGCAAGTAAGCGTGCCCTGTTCCACGTGCTTGCTTAGCCATTTTCCACCTACGAAGCATCTTCAGTGTGGCATTCCCCAAGCAGTGGATGGGAATTCTGAGATGATGGCCAACACAGGGAGCCCCACCCAACCCTGCAATTCCACCAGGAGGAATTCTCCAGAAGGTGCGTGGTGAGATGTGTTCAAGGGTGTTTGGAAACGAGTAGTGCTCATCCACAGGAGGGGAGATACCTCCATCGGGACACTCTTACTCGGTGGACATTCCTATAGTCACAGGGATGGAAGACACCTGGAACTGCTCTCACGGACCTGGGTGAATCTCAAAGGCAGGGGCCAAAGAAAACCAGTCATAGAAGGATGTGCACAGAATCACGCTGCTCAGGTCAAGTTTGAAAACACGCAACACCGTTCCGTGGATCGATCGTGGATTCGTCCCATGCAGTAAAGGTTCAAACGTGTATGGAGTGATCCACACTAGTTGTAGGATGTGGGCTATctcagagccaggggagggggagggagagggagggaggggcggggcaggggtaGTATGGGAGTACGGGAACAGAGCAGGGATGTAAAGGGATGTTTCACCTCTTAATCTGGATGATGAATACAAGCCGAACTCCAGCTTGAAGTATGatctatgctttttaaaaatactttatttatttatttgagagagagcacaagcaccgggtgaggcacagggagaggggcaagctgactccgtgctgagcagggagcctgatgtggggcttgatctgagtGCCATCATGACCCAAGTTGAAGGAGACACTTagcgaatgagccacccaggtgcccttgctcTGTGGTTTTTTGAACACCGgcaatatcacacacacacacacacacacacacacacacacacaacagttCCCCACCTTCCTTCAAGGATCTCATAGGAGACAGAGATCCATCTGGGTCGGTAAATAAATGATGGATTCCACCTCATTCTCTGGCCAAGGTCACTGTGACCCCCgagggcccatcccaggttccagACGACCCACCTCTGCTGGACTTACCCCGGCTCTCACAGACCCTGTGTCAAGCCCAGCTCACCGTCTACCCCCAACCCCATTCCTCCTCTGCACCCAGGCCTAGCGCTGGCACGTGGGCCAGACATGCGGGTGGCAGCCTGGTCTCCTTCCACCCCTCACTGCATCCCGATGCTTCCACctgagcctcttcttcctctcctcccggTGCCACACCAGGTTCTCGTCTTGTCACTCTTCAACTTccaccctgccccttctctgggCTCTTTGGGGCCAGGCTGCTTCTTCTGGCCGAGCCTCCACCATGGCCACCACCACGGTGAAATGAGCTCTCCCTTGTTTAGAAGCCTGCACTGGCTCCCCATGGCCCTGCTGCTAACAGTGAACGTTTTCTCCACGCCTCCTGTGCACCTGACACCACAGCGAAGACTTGGACATGCTTTGTCTTACTTAACCCTCTAAGAGGGGCTCTCTTACCTCCATTTCTAGGATGAAGACGCTTGGGAAGGACAACCAACGACCCACCTCGCAGTCTCTCTCGTTCCAAAGCCCCTCAAGCTCTGCGGTGAGGACCCAGAAGCTGGAACCTCTGAGCAGGGCTTACACTCTCACCAcacttcctgttttgttttgttttcagtatacAGACAAGCGAATTGAGCCCAGAGAGGCAAAGacacttgcctgaggtcacccagcAGGCCGGTGTGGAGACTCCACAGCCCCTGCTTGCTGCGTACTTACCccatctgcctccctctctccccgctCACCTGTGGAAGGTGTCTCCTCTGGCTGCGGAGATGCCTGGTCAAAGGTGAGCCAGCTTTTGCTGGGAGAGCACCGTGGGCCACATGTGATGGAGTGGCAGGACTTTGGCCTCACGGGGGGAGCCGGAGGACCTGACGGAGCCCCATTTACCCCTGCATCCCACTCCCCTGGCCCAGTCCCTCGTGTCTTGTTAAGGCACCCGTAAATTGTCCTCTCCACACTCTGTCCCTGCTGGCCTGCCTCTTTGGGGAGGAGGGCGACCGCAGCTTGCACTGGGCTTTTCCCTCTAGCCCTgagctgggggtggcaggggctcTGGGCCTCTTCCGGGGGGACCTTCCCCATGGGGCCTGCGCCCAGCAGCTTTCCCCAGCTCTGCTGGGGCTGCCTCACCACGGGGCTAGGTCCTTGGCTTCGCATCGCCGGGAGCGGTCGCCTCCTGACCTTGATTTCTTCCTGAGGGTGAAATTCACACGACACAGGACTAACCATTTCAAAGTGAACATTTCCATGGCCTGCAGCGTATTCATGACTTTGTGCAACCCCCACCTccgtctagttccagaacatttgtATCCCCCCAGAAGGAAACCCCGGCCCCGTGAgcagtccctccccacccctcccccaggccctggcaaccaccaggctgctttctgtctctgtggcccTACGTGTTCTGGACACATCACATGCGTGGGATCCTACAGGGCGTGGCCTTTGCGTCTGGCTGCTCTCCCTTAACGCGATATTTTCACCCTCATCCACGGTGCAGCGTCAGTCAGAgcctcattccttttcatggctgagtagtagtccgCTAATGGATGTTACTCCATGTTAACGGAGCCCTACTCCGTCCTAAGAATGAACCATGTCTCGCTTATCCATTCCCCGTGACCGTTTGGGGTGCTGCCCCCTTtcggctgttgtgaatagtgctgctgtgaccATCTGCGTACTGGCCTGTCCTCGGGTCCCTGTGTTTAGTTCCGTGGGGAATATCCCTACGTGCAGAATGACTGAGCCATGTAGCAGTTCCGTGTTTAAccttctgaggaactgccaagcCGTTTTCTGCAGCGGCTCCCCCATTTTGTGTCCCCCCACCGACCACGGCAGAGCCCCAGGGCCCTGATCTCTCCACATCTCACCGACCTTGCTGTCCGTCCTTCCCATGAGCGCCACCCAGCGGTGAGAAGCGTTATCTCATTGTGGCTCTGGCTTGCATTTCCTTTCGCGAGGAATCAGTTTGAGCATCTTTCCAGGTTCTAACTACTTGGGAGCTTGCACCTCTACTCGTAACATATATCTGGGCACGTACTCCCGctgtatgaatatttatttaaaaactaacttTTGCACCACCGTGGAATGCTAGGAGCTTGTGAAACACTCCTCCCAAATCGAAGTTAAAAAGAGAAGCTCTTAGGATGAAACAAACTCTGGGTTACTTCAAATCATCCCGACAGTAACCCTGACAATAGCTAATACTTCAAGGTACCCTGGAGTCAAGTTCATGGCTAAGGTTATGGATAGAAACCCTTGTCGcaaggtacctgggtggctcagtcaattgagcaccagactcttggtttcggctcaggtcatgatctcagggtcccgggatcaaggcctgcattgggGTCTGCCGCTCAGTGGGAGTccgcttgaagagtctctccccctctgccccacccccatctcatgttggctgcctctctgtctctctccctctctccaaaataaataaacagatcttaaaaaaaaaaaaaaagaaagaaagaaaagaaaagaaacccttaTCACGTGGGCTTTTTGGCAATTGAAAAATGTTTGACTATTTCCAATCACAACTGTTTTCTTTGTCATTGTCTTTCCCGGTCACAACGGGGCTGACACAGAGCTCCTTTTAGGGGTGGAAGTGACGCCAGCAGCATTTTCTGGTTGGCATTGGGGTCCACGTGCAGTCtcataaaattgttttaagaagaaaaatactaaTATTTCCAGTATTTTTAAGATAGTCTATGACTCATTCTAAGCAATGCCTGGTTTCTGAGGTCAGACTTCACTCTCTTGCTATTTTCAGAGTTTATTTGAAATGCAAACACTTACCTATAGACACAAATACTTTGGGAGACCTAGTGACAGCAGAAATCTTTCCTTACaagaatcacttttttaaaaaaagattttatttattcatttgagagagagagctcacaagcagggggagcagcagagggagagggagaagcaggctcccccactgagcagggagtcagatgcagggctcaatcccaggattcctggatcacgacctcagccggaaggcagatgcttaagggactgagccacacaggtgccccaggaatggACTATGGATACAAGTGACAATCTGGATGGTTCTCAAGGGTATTGTggtgagtaaaagaagccaatctcaaaaggtcacatactgtatgatATTATATACATGACTTTCTTGAGATGTCAGAGTCAGGGGGGTTTTATTGACCAGAGTATAGTTGCCAAGCGTTAGGGAGGGGAGTATTGACTACAAAAGGGAGGCACGGGGGAGTTTCTCTGGGATGACAGAACAGTTCTGTGTCCTGACTGTGGTGGTAATTGCATGAATCTACAAAATTTCATAAAGCATTTCAAAGCAATTGAGTGCATATAAAAAGTGatgaattccaaaaaaaaaagagtttttagtTAATAGTATTATGCCACTGTCAATGTCCTGGTTTATATAAATGTACCATAATTATAtactattaaatatatacaaatctataattatacatatatttttatgtaatatataattattttttaatatgttttttatatatcattatataattataaaatgctttCGTAAGGGGAAGCCAAGTGAAGACTACAGGATCACTTAATCTACGTTTACGACTTTTATGTGAGTCTaagattatttagaaataaaaagggtttaaaaagtaaaagggaggtgtactttgctaatattttctatttcaccaGATTGACACTTTAGCTCTCAGCCTATCTAGACATGCATTAATGAAATATTCATGTGCCACGATGAGTAGATTTATGGGTTGTATTAACCATTTTTATATCAACCAATCGTCAAAAATGAGCCTGTGACAGGAAAGACTGCACATGGGCCCATGCCAACCAGAAAATGCTGCTGGCGTCACTTCCACCCCTAAAAGGAGCTCTGTGTCAGCCCCGTTGTGACCGGGAAAGACAATGACAAAGAAAACAGTTGTGATTGGAAATAGTCAAACATTTTTCAATTGCCAAAAAGCCCACGTGAtaagggtttcttttcttttctttctttttttttttttttaaagatctgtttatttattttggagagagggagagagacagagaggcagccaacatgagatgggggtggggcagagggggagagactcttcaagcggACTCCCACTGAGCGGCAGACcccaatgcaggccttgatcccgggaccctgagatcatgacctgagccgaaaccaagagtctggtgctcaattgactgagccacccaggtaccttgCGACAAGGGTTTCTATCCATAACCTTAGCCATGAACTTGACTCCAGGGTACCTTGAAGTATTAGCTATTGTCAGGGTTACTGTCGGGATGATTTGAAGTAACCCAGAGTTTGTTTCATCCTAAGAGCTTCTCTTTTTAACTTCGATTTGGGAGGAGTGTTTCACAAGCTCCTAGCATTCCACGGTGGTGCAAaagttagtttttaaataaatattcatacagCGGGAGTACGTGCCCAGATATATGTTACGAGTAGAGGTGCAAGCTCCCAAGTAGTTAGAACCTGGAAAGATGCTCAAACTGATTCCTCGCGAAAGGAAATGCAAGCCAGAGCCACAATGAGATAACGCTTCTCACCGCTGGGTGGCGCTCATGGGAAGGACGGACAGCAAGGTCGGTGAGATGTGGAGAGATCAGGGCCCTGGGGCTCTGCCGTGGTCGGTGGGGGGACACAAAATGGGGGAGCCGCTGCAGAAAACGgcttggcagttcctcagaaggTTAAACACGGAACTGCTACATGGCTCAGTCATTCTGCACGTAGGGATATTCCCCACGGAACTAAACACAGGGACCCGAGGACAGGCCAGTACGCAGATggtcacagcagcactattcacaacagccgaAAGGGGGCAGCACCCCAAACGGTCACGGGGAATGGATAAGCGAGACATGGTTCATTCTTAGGACGGAGTAGGGCTCCGTTAACATGGAGTAACATCCATTAGcggactactactcagccatgaaaaggaatgaggcTCTGACTGACGCTGCACCGTGGATGAGGGTGAAAATATCGCGTTAAGGGAGAGCAGCCAGACGCAAAGGCCACGCCCTGTAGGATCCCACGCATGTGATGTGTCCAGAACACGTAgggccacagagacagaaagcagcctggtggttgccagggcctgggggaggggtggggagggactgcTCACGGG from Ursus arctos isolate Adak ecotype North America unplaced genomic scaffold, UrsArc2.0 scaffold_14, whole genome shotgun sequence includes:
- the LOC113256520 gene encoding olfactory receptor 1361-like; its protein translation is MATEGANLTSVSEFLLLGLSESPKQQQLLFILFLTMYLVTGLGNLLIILAIATDPRLHTPMYFFLANLAFVDMCFTSTTVPKMLANHVSGHRGIPYAGCLTQMFFFIWFAGIDSFLLTAMAYDRYVAICRPLHYARSVIPQLCGLLVAASWTAAFGNALTHTVLLTRLSFCTHNRVPHFFCDLSPLLKLACSDTFLNNAVVYTVGALPTVTPFVGILVSYTRIFATVLRIPSTRGKQKAFSTCGSHLSVVSLFYGTLIGVYFSPASSHTAQKDTAAAVMYTVVTPMLNPFIYSLRNRDMKGALGALINRKPVFIR